A window of the Bacilli bacterium genome harbors these coding sequences:
- a CDS encoding ThuA domain-containing protein, giving the protein MKQALIVWGGWDGHEPQKVAEIFRDMLVKEHFAVEVADSLEAFADAEKLKNLDLIIPIWTMGRIEQQLVNNVSIAVQGGVGLAGCHGGMCDAFRENVDWQFMTGGQWVAHPGNDGVEYIVNIRHSSSALVEGIQDFPVKSEQYYLHVDPAVEVLATTRFPTVPGPHSLNKAVDMPVVWTKRWGVGRVYYNSLGHHADIIEIPEVKELMRRGFLWCAQGKEQAAGELAHHAAYTGMADSQL; this is encoded by the coding sequence ATGAAACAGGCGCTGATTGTATGGGGCGGATGGGACGGTCATGAACCGCAAAAGGTTGCGGAAATTTTTCGCGATATGTTGGTTAAGGAACATTTTGCCGTGGAAGTGGCCGATTCGTTGGAAGCGTTCGCCGATGCGGAAAAGCTGAAAAATCTTGATTTGATCATACCCATTTGGACAATGGGGCGGATTGAGCAACAGCTGGTGAACAACGTATCAATTGCCGTGCAAGGCGGGGTGGGACTCGCCGGATGCCATGGCGGGATGTGCGACGCGTTCCGGGAAAACGTCGACTGGCAGTTTATGACGGGCGGGCAGTGGGTAGCGCATCCGGGCAATGACGGAGTCGAATATATCGTCAATATCAGGCACAGTTCCAGCGCCTTGGTCGAAGGCATTCAGGATTTTCCGGTCAAATCGGAGCAATATTATTTGCACGTCGACCCGGCTGTGGAAGTGTTGGCGACAACCCGTTTTCCTACCGTTCCGGGGCCGCATTCCCTGAACAAGGCGGTCGATATGCCGGTTGTTTGGACAAAACGTTGGGGCGTGGGCCGAGTCTACTACAATTCCCTCGGGCATCATGCCGATATTATCGAAATTCCCGAAGTGAAAGAGTTGATGCGGCGCGGCTTTTTATGGTGCGCGCAAGGAAAAGAACAGGCAGCGGGCGAATTGGCCCATCACGCGGCATATACGGGCATGGCAGACAGCCAGCTGTGA
- a CDS encoding Gfo/Idh/MocA family oxidoreductase, which translates to MDKIKAGIIGTGNISGIYLRNGNRFDSLEVVACADLDVDRAQAKAAEFGIRGCTVPELLADREIELVINLTIPQAHAIVARQALEAGKHVYTEKPLAVTREEGRQLLALAAQKGLRVGGAPDTFLGGGIQTCVKLINDGWIGTPIGATAFMVCGGHESWHPAPEFYYQAGGGPMFDMGPYYLTALIAMLGPIRRVTGSARISFSERTITSEPKYGQKITVEVPTHIAGVIDFAAGPIGTILTSFDVKGGSQLPRIELYGSEGTLIVPDPNSFGGPVLIQRAGAKGWSEIPLTHGHIENSRGIGAADMARGIQTGQKHRASGELAFHVLEAMHGFLDASASGTHYIMQSTCEQPKPLPAGLAQF; encoded by the coding sequence ATGGATAAGATCAAAGCAGGGATAATCGGAACAGGCAATATCAGCGGCATTTATTTGCGCAACGGCAACCGCTTCGATTCGCTGGAGGTCGTCGCCTGTGCGGATCTGGACGTGGACCGGGCGCAAGCCAAGGCGGCGGAATTCGGCATTCGCGGCTGTACGGTGCCGGAACTTTTGGCGGATCGGGAGATAGAACTTGTCATCAATCTGACGATCCCGCAAGCCCATGCGATCGTCGCGCGGCAGGCTTTGGAAGCGGGTAAACATGTGTATACGGAAAAACCGCTTGCGGTTACCCGCGAAGAAGGACGGCAATTGTTGGCGCTGGCGGCGCAAAAAGGCTTGCGGGTGGGCGGCGCTCCCGATACGTTTTTGGGAGGCGGCATCCAGACGTGCGTCAAGCTGATCAACGACGGTTGGATCGGAACGCCCATCGGCGCAACGGCCTTCATGGTTTGCGGCGGACATGAAAGTTGGCATCCCGCTCCGGAGTTTTATTACCAGGCGGGAGGCGGGCCGATGTTTGACATGGGCCCCTATTATTTGACCGCCTTGATTGCCATGCTTGGCCCGATTCGCCGGGTGACGGGTTCTGCGCGCATCTCTTTTTCGGAACGCACAATCACAAGCGAACCGAAGTACGGGCAAAAAATAACAGTTGAAGTTCCGACGCATATCGCCGGAGTCATCGACTTCGCGGCGGGGCCGATCGGAACCATCCTGACCAGCTTTGACGTGAAAGGCGGCTCGCAGCTTCCCCGCATCGAATTGTACGGCAGCGAAGGCACGTTAATCGTTCCCGATCCGAATTCGTTCGGCGGTCCGGTTCTGATTCAACGCGCTGGGGCAAAAGGCTGGTCGGAAATTCCGCTTACCCACGGACATATTGAAAATTCGCGGGGAATCGGCGCGGCGGATATGGCGCGGGGCATACAAACAGGGCAAAAACACAGAGCGAGCGGCGAATTGGCGTTCCATGTGCTGGAAGCCATGCACGGTTTTCTTGACGCTTCCGCGAGCGGAACGCATTATATCATGCAAAGCACATGCGAACAGCCTAAGCCGCTGCCGGCCGGGCTTGCGCAGTTTTAA